The sequence below is a genomic window from Rissa tridactyla isolate bRisTri1 chromosome 20, bRisTri1.patW.cur.20221130, whole genome shotgun sequence.
GGGGGCAGAGGGTGTGCGTGGGGTGGAGCAGGGCGTGGGGGTGCTCACGGGGGTGCGGGGCAAAGGGGGTGTGGGAGGGAAAaccggggggtgggtgggagtgtGCAAATGGGGGAAAGCGGGGGGTCtggggcggtggggtgggtgCCGGGGAGGGAATGGGTGCAAGGGACAAGGCGTGGGTGTCGGGGTTCAAGGGGGGGGtcagagcagggatggggaggctggTTGCCTCCAACGCAATGGGGTGCCACAGCAGGGTGTGGGATGCCGGGGGGTTCTGCCACGGGGCAATTTGGGGGTGCAGAGGGCACGGGGGGAGCGCCTCCACCCTGCAGCCGTGGCCCGGAGCCCCCCCCCGCAGTTACGGGTCACGCTgcggccagcagcagctccgggcTCGGGGAGGCCTCCAGCCTCCTCTGAGTCATCCCGCGCTGGGCGAGAGCCGCCCCGAGCGCTGGAGGGGGGGCCCTGGGGTGCCCCCACGCCGCTGCACCCcacggggggagcggggctgagcccggGCACCTCTCGCCCCTCGTTGCACGGGAGTAAAACTCACTCGGCCACGGGGTAGAGGTGCCAGCCCCGAATCCCCTGCGTCCTGGCATCACCCAGGGATTActctctcccgtggcatcccttgggcagccctctccttcctcctcctcctcctcctcctcctcggatgCCATGGGGCTGGGCCATATCCCGTGGGAGCAGGGCGCTTTGCTGGGTGTTTGGGGGGCGTTTTCCTCCCGCCCTGGAGACGGAGGCAGCTGTTTTTCGTCTGGGCTGCCTTCCCTTGGCCCCGGCAGCGGGCAGCTGGCACGGCTCCGTGGATgagggcagctcctgcctgctccgcACCGGGCTGCGGGCACCCCTGGGCACCCCCCCGCACACGGCTTCCTTGCCCCACCGCGGGCATCGGGGCCGGCCAGGGGGagcgcgggggtggggggacacagggagggcttggcgggggggggggggtgagtggACGGAGATGTCATTGCAGAGGAATTTGGCCTGAgcggaggagaggagaaagggagggagaggaagagccAGGCGCACCGGGCACGAGGGTGAcagtccccgtgtcccccccacacTTGTCCTCTGCCCTCAGGTCCCTTtggccagcccctgccccagccccccggcCAGCCCCCCGCTAGGGAGTTggttcccccccttcccttccccagtttCCAGGGAAATCCAGATGTTTGGGCCCAGCTCCGGCATTGCTCAGCCTCGCTGCCCTGCCAGATGTTTCCtctccccccggggcaggggtgtgTGCTCCCCATCCGGGGACACCGCGGAGGGGGGACAATGCTCCCCCCGTGCCAACACTACCACAGGGGCTTCTCCCGCGTGCCCTGTAACATATGTGGGACCGGGGgctccttccccctgcctgcccccgccTCCCCTCGGGGGCTGCCGCTGTTTTTGGAGGTGCATTGCACCCCCGCCAGCCCGGAGCCGTGCGGGATGCAGGGACGTGACAGGGCATGGGGACGCCATGGTCACCTGGGGCATTGCGGGGTGTCACCGGGGCAGCATCCCAGCCGGCCGTGACTTCGCTGGGGTTATCCCTCTTCCAGTCGGGAAGTGGCAGGGGGATGGCAAAGCGGGAGGCTGGGGTTGGCTTTGGGGGAGCCGGCAAGGCCGGGCCCCCCCGTGCCTGGAGGGCGGTGGGTTTCAATGGTGCGTCTGCAGCGTTTTAtcccagctgggagcagggagtggagcagctggagcagagcgATGCAAACCACTTCCAGCTGCgcggcaggaagggaaggagctggagggaggcaggcagtGACCCTGGGGGGGCCCGGGGGTATCCTGCAGTGACAGCTGGACATGCCCAGGGCgagggggctctgcaggagcaggACGAGGGGCTGGGGGTCTGCACGGTCCCGCTCTGTcctccagcacagggaatgcctGCACGGACCCAGAGCTGATGGGGCTCCCACCATTTGGGGCTGGAAGGACCCTCTCCCCACATCCATGGCCCtccgggggggggcggtgggacgGAGGCAGGGCTCTCCCATCCCACTGCGCAGGCTGGAGTCCCCGGCCGGGGCGAGGAGGCACAAAGCAGCTCCTtgtccctctccttcccagcacgGCAGGGTCGGGATCCCCGGCTGGTGCTGAGCCCTGACTCGGCTCCCTGCCCTCGGGTGAATGCTCAGCATTTCCAGCGTGCCCAGAGCAGCCTTCATCAGCTGCTCCCATGTGccatgcctcctcctcctcctcctccacagtgTGTTGGGCTGCCCGGTGCGGCCCCCGGCCACGGCTCCCCTCGCCCAGCCGGGAACAAACCCGCTCTGTGAGCACACACAGAGGAGCCTTCAGCGGCGCGGGTCCCTGTtcccccctcctcatcctcccccgTCCCCCTGGGCCCATCAATAGCGGGATTGTGCAGAACCGGGGCAGGTGCCGGGGCACGTAACCCCCACCTATTTTTGCCTGGCATCGGagagcccccgccagccccctcctccGGCGGGGTGTGATGgcgtgtccccgtcccctgcagacctggacaagctgctgTCGGACCTGCGGTCCTTCCTGCTCATCCTGGACCGGGAAAGCCTCAGCGCCGCAGCTCGGGCCAAGAAGAAGTCGGTGGCCGATCTCCTCTCCCGGCTGCAGAGCCCCTCGTGTGAGCGCGGGTCTgcgggtgggggcgggggggacacacacgtaGGGTGACCACCCCCTCAATTAGCGCCcggtgggcagcagggaaggggccgggagcggggctgtgACCGGGCGCTCCCCCCGCAGCAGAGGATGCAGAGTACATGATCATGCGCTGCCTCTCGCCTTCCCCGGGGACCCCGCCGGCACGGGGTGAGTCTCACGCTCTAACCCCCACCCCATCTCCGCCGGGGGTGCCCGGGCTCCTGGCCGAGCCGCCGCACCGCTGCCACTCCTGCTTTTCCCCCCAGGAACCAGGACGGTCGCTGCGATGGGAGGGAAAGTCGGCGAGTGCCACCCGTCCAGCACCCCGAGCCCGCATGGAGGGGTACGGGGGGGCAGCGAGGGGTGGGAGTCTGTGGGGAGGGGTCAGGCTGGGATAtgggatgggagaggaggagCCGGCAGCCATCCCTGCGCTGCAACCTCGCTCAAAGTGGGGTCCAGGCGGGCTGGGACCCGCCAGCCTGTCCCTCGGGGACCCTGCGAGGTTCACCCCAGGGGGGCAGCACCTTCGGAGCACCCCTTCTCTCCCCAGAGCAAGGCGATGGGCATCTCGCCGTCCCCACCAGCCGACGACTCCTATGAAGATGCCGAACCCCTCAGCTCCGGCAGATGCGCCAGCTCCGGTGAGCCTCCCCCCCGCCACATCCCCCCCAGCACCCGAACGCACCCCGCACCCTGACGCCGTCCCGGCTCTCAGGCGGTGCCGACACTGACAGCAGCCACTATGAGTCGTACGGGGAGGATGAGGACGGCGTGACGGACCGTGCCCATTACCTGCGGCgacccccggcccccggccctgACGCTGAGCCCCCCAGTCGCCCCGAAGCCCAGCTCTGCGGCTTCCTCTGGAGGAAGCGCTGGCTGGGACAGTGGGCGAAGCAGCTCTTCATCGTCCGGGAGCACACGCTGCTGGTGAGAGCGGCCGCAGGAGGATGGAGGAAGGGGTCGGGAGAGGGTTCCCCGAGCTCTGCCCACCccgttgttcctccccagtgcttCAGGTGTGCCGCCGACCCGCAGCCCGTGCTGGAGCTGGACCTGCGGGGCTGCCGCGTCACCTGCAAAGCCAAGCGTGGCAAGAAGATGCCGCACACCCTGAAGGTGACGGGGACGGCGGGCGAGGCGCTCGTCATCGGCTTCCAGAGCCGGCAGCAggctgaggactggaggaaggttTGGAGGTGTTGcagcctggcagagctctgcgtgggcaggagggagggtgggcagggagaaaGGGGGTGCTCCCGAGGTGGCCCCAGCTCTTCTCCCATCCAGGAGGTGCCTGGAGCCCCGTTAGATGGAGGAGTGGGCTTGCAGCATTCCCCCTCTCCCTTGGCAGGTGATCGAAGAGGTCAGCAGCGATGCCCCGAGCGGGCTGGCAGCCATCAGCGTCCCAGCGTCGCCCTCCTCGAGGCTCGGCAGGGTGAGCCGCTTGTCCTCCCCCCGGGAAACCCAGGCCATGGGAAAGGGGCTGCCGAGGGTACACCCCAATTCCCTGTCCTGCGGTCCCCGTtgggtgatgctggggagggTTGCATTGCCATGGGGTGGGGGGTAAGGCTGCGGGGGGCCTAAAACCTGCAGGGGACAGGGCTCTCTTGATCTCCATTCTCAGGCTGCCCAGCTTggcgaggaagaggagaaggaggattgCTCCCGGCggagccctgcccgcagcccgcGGCCCGGAGAGGATGCTAAAGGAGGTGCGGTGCGTGGTGACGGGGCGAGGGGGTGTCCCCGCAACCCCCTGCCGCTGCTGACGGCGGGGGGTGGACCCGCAGGTTTCCTGGCGGTGCGGCTGCGTGGGCGCTGGCAGCGGCTGTGGTGCGCGGTGCGGCAGGGAGCCCTGCGCATGTTCCCCGAGCCCGGCGGCGCCCAGCGCCCCGTCTGCGCCCTGCGGCTGGAGGGCTGCGAGGTCTccccgggggcggccgccggctccccccagcacctccGTATCCGCATCGCCCAGCGGGGACGGGAGCTCGCCCTGCTGCAGGTGAGCAACCGCCGCGGCACCCCCGCGTCCCTCGCCGGGGGGGGACCCGCTGATCCCggaccccctgccccatgccaggcCCGTTCAGACGAGGAGAGGGAAGCTTGGCTGAAGACCCTGCGggccaggggaggagaggagccggCCGGTGACACCCCCCCGCACCGAGACCCCCAGGCTGGGCgatggcagcagctgccctgcTGCGGGGTAAGGAGATGTTGGCCGGGGCACGGCCGGCCCCAGCCCTCCCACTCCTCTGTGGGACCATGGGCAGCAATGGGACCCCCCTTCTGCTTGCAGGGGGCTGCTGCTTCGCCGTGTCCCGACCCCCAACGCCTACATGGACGACCCCTTTGGGCAGCTCCCGCCAGCCGAGGCCCCCAAGCACCTCTACTCCAACGTGGAGCGGCTGCAGCAGCTGGTAACACCTCCGCTGATGCACTTTTCCCCCCCACCATGCGAGCCCCAGGACAAGAGGGATGGCATCCCACCATCCACTTGCCCATGGGCTTCTCCTGGGCTTCCTTCCGCAGCAGCAGAGCTTGGACCGAGTGGTGCAAGGGCAGCGCAAGAGACCCGTATCTGCGCTGCCCACCGGTGCCTGCAGCATCTCCCCGGGCAGCGCCCTGCCCTCGCGGGCAGGTGAGCAGGGCCTGGATGCTCCAcccgggggggcagcggggtcCCCCCGTGCACCCCAGCCCCATGTGCTGGGATGGAGTTTACGGTGCCCATGAGCACAGTGTTGTGCCATGAttcctctgccctcccttcctcccgagcatccttcctctgccttcgttccccagcatccttcccctgcccttcttccccagcacccttcttccccagcatccTTCCTCTGCCCTTCCTTCCCAACATCCTTCCTCCCCAGCATCCTTCTGCTCTTTCTCCCCAGCATCCTTCCTCCCCAGCATCCTTTTACCCTTCCTCCCCAGCATCCTTCCTCCCCAGCattctttctcctcccttcttccccagcatcaGCGGCAGCTCTCCGAGGCAGGGCTGCCAGTCCACAGCGGACGAAGATGAGCCCTGAGCTCCAGAACAGGGATCTCTCCCGATCCCAGCGCACCCTGACACTGCCGGAGAGGAAAGGGGCTCGGGACGGGCTGGATATCCTCATCGgtaggacagcagaggggctctgtCCCTGTGCCGGGGGGTGCCTGGCCCTTGCCCGAGCAGCTGGCGGGGTCGAGGGGTGCCCGGGCTTGGCAGTGCCCCTGCTGTCCTTGCAGGGAAGAGAGCCTTCCCcaagctggaggagaaggtggggCAGCTGGAGAGGGCCTGCCGCGTGAAGGGCAGGCTGAAAGCCGGCTCTGAGATGAACCTGCTGGCCATCGGCAAGTCGCTCAAGGGCCACATCGCCGCCACCGCCAGCTCGGCTGGCTCCGAGGTGGGGACGGGCATCGGGGACGGGCACTGGGGATGGGCACGGGCTGCAGGGGGTGCGAAGGGTTCGGGAGGGCAGGCGTCACCCTCTCTCTGCTCCGTTTTTCCAGCAAGGCTCGTTCCTCGCGCCACTGTTGAAGCGCACCGCGTCGGCGAAGAGCGCCCTGAAGCCATCTCCTTCCCCGGTCATCATCGAGAAGGGACAAGTGCTGCAAAAAAGAAAGGTACCGTCCGGGAGCTgcgtggggtgggcaggggtaAGGTGACCCCGTGTCCCCCGACATGGCCCTGGGACACCAAGCGGGGGGTGACCAACCGTCTCGCCACCTCTTCCAGGAGTGGGAGATGAAGTCTGCAATGTGACCAGCCCTGCAGCGGTCCCCGGGGCGGCAGCTCTCGCCCCCAGGACATACCTGCCGGACCGGGCATCTCCCGTCGGAACGTAGGGCTGCGCGTGGATCGTGCAGGACCAGCCCGGTATTTGTTAACCATCAGTATCAACGCTACAACTACGcacatctatttttatatatatatatatatatatgtatgtatatatacatataaactCTCCATCTGTGGGTTTCCAGTTTCTCTGGTGCGAGGCTGGAGGGGGGCGAGCCCCTTCGTTGGCTCGCTGCCTtctcgccccccctcccccccaagaaCCTTGGTTTTGGGGCAGATTTCCCAGTTGCAACCTCGTAAGCCACCAACTCCTGTCCCCGACGAGGGTCCAGTCGAGACCAGCAGCGCTCCCCTCGGGGACACCCCGGGTGTAGATGTACCCGGAACCTGCaccggggggggacacgcagtttgggggggggcaggctgcTTGGGGCACCTAAATCGCACCTTCCCTGGAGTCGGCAGGACCCGGGCTGGGCCctgggctgctttccagcagctgtgttCGTCATGGCTTGGGTTTAattgtagaaactttttttttttctttttttaaggattaaaaaaaaaaaaaaattttaaaaaaaaagaaatcataaaaatttGGCTTCTACCGGGTTGTGCCGTGGGAAGAGGTGAGCCggggtgggaggagatgggggggggggggctgtccccatcctggtgcCTGGTGGGCACAAGGGGTGTCCCCCTCCCAATTCGAGGTGTGCGTGGGGGGATATCGCTGTCCCAGTTCGAGGTGTGATGGGGGGGTTGTCCCCATTCCAGGGCGAGGTatggactgggggggggggctgtcctcATCCCAGTGCGAGGTGTGGATGGGGGGGTTGTCCCCATCCCAGTTCGAGGTGTGATGGGGGGCTATCCCTGTCCTAGTTAGAGGTATGGATGGGGGGGTTGTCCCCCTCCCGGTGTGAGGTGTGATGGGGGGGCTGTCCCCATCTCAGTGCGAGGTGTGATGGGGGGGTTGTCCCCCTCCCGGTGTGAGGTGTGATGGGGGGGCTGTCCCCATCTCAGTGCGAGGTGTGATGGGGGGGTTGTCCCCATCCCAGTTGGAGGTGTGGATGGGGGggttgtccccatcccagtgcgAGGTGTGGAAGGGGGGCTATCCCTGTCCTAGTGAGAGGTATGGATGGGGGGGTTGTCCCCCTCCCGGTGTGAGGTGTGATGGGGGGGCTGTCCCCATCTCAGTGTGAGGTGTGATGGGGGGGCTGTCCCCATCTCAGTGCGAGGTGTGATGGGGGGGTTGTCCCCATCCCAGTTGGAGGTGTGGATGGGGGggttgtccccatcccagtgcgAGGTGTGGAAGGGGGGGGCTTTCCCCTTCCCGCTACACGGGGGTCCGTTCCcgccccagggctgccccccgAAGCAGTTTTAGGGCTAAGGGACCTTTCCAAACCCCCCCGCCACTAATACTCCTccactccccccccctccccccccccccccgccacctccccatCCTCCGTCCCTCCGCCCCCCAATCCATCCCCATCCCGACCCCCCCTCACTGCTCCCCAAACCCCTCCGGAGCCCGGAACCGGAGCGTAGCCTCCGGGGGAGGTACCGGGGCCGGtccacgccccccccccgcccctcgcccgcCTCCGGGCGGAGCCACCAGCGgagccgggccgcgccggggcgCAGCGGAGCGCGGCGGGACCGGCACCGGGGGgtcggcaccggcaccggcaccggggggTCTCAGCCATGCTGAGCCGGCTGGGAGCGCTGCTGCAGCAAGCGGTGGAGacggtgagcggggccggggggggggggggggcggcggaaTTGGCACGGCGGGTACCGGCaccgggagccggggcggggggcttCCGTCCCACCCTGACCCCGGACCCGGTGTGTGCAGCGGGAGCCCAGCGTGGACCTGCTGGAAGCCTTCACCGAGCACTGGAAGGGCATCACTGGCTACTACCTGGAGGCCACGGgtgagtggggtggggggagagagggtCCCCGTAGCCTAGGATGGGGTCCCCGAGCCCTAGGACGGGGTCCCCATAGTCCAGGGTGAGGTCCCCGTGGCGCGGGAACAGGGTCCCTGTGCCCAGGGACGGGGTCCCCATGCCCTGGGAGAGGGTCCCTTTGCCCTAAAATAGGGTCCCGTGGCCTGAGAATAGGGTCGCTGTACCCATGGAGGGGGTCCCCGTGCCCTAAAAGAGGGTCCCGTGGCTTGGGAATGGGGTCCCTGTGCCCGAAGAGGGGGTCCTGTGCCCAGGGACGGGACCCCCATGCCCGGGGACGGGTCCCCATGCCCTGGCTTGGGACCCCGTGCAGCAGCAGGGCACCGTGCCCACCCTAGTGCTCCGCGGCTGATCCGACGTGCAGGGTTTTGACGTGGGACCCCCATTCCCGCAGCCCGGGAGGACTTATCCAACCGGGAGcttgtccctgcccagccctgacCCCCCTGCACACCGGTGGGGGTCAGcacggtgccgggggggggcgggttgggtGGGTGCGGATTCCCCTGGGAGCGATTGCAGGTTGGGGCACGTCCCTCCCCGGCTACGTGCTGTTTTCCGTGAGCGTTAAAAGCAGGGCCCGGAGAGCTTCAGCCTTTTTCCCCACCATTATCTCGGTCCTTCCCGCTTGGCccccaccatccccttcccctcctggggccgtgctggagggtctgtggggctggcagcccaCCCCGTCCCGGGACGGCCGGCACCTCCGACCGTGGCTCTGTCCCTGGCGGGGATGGCCAGTGGCTTGCTAGGCCATGAGCGGAAGGAGCAGCCTCGAGTGCTGCTGGGACTCCATCATCACATTGCCATCTAGCGTCGTCCCCGCTCTCGGAGGATTCTGGGCCGGCGTGGCTCGGGGTGCCACTAGCCAGCACCCCACATTCGCCCCCCACCATGGGGCGCTCCCCttgcccagcttttttttttttttttttttgagggggacgacacacacaacGCACGCCGCAGCCCCCCCGATGCCTATGTCTGCAGATGAGAGCGTCCCCGCCAGACAGACGGACATCCCCTGGCGCCTCAAGCAGATGCTGGACATCCTGGTGTACGAGGAGAAGCAGCGCCCGGCGGGGGAGGCCGGGCCGTGTCTCGAATACCTGCTGCAGCACAAGGTCCTGGAGACGCTGGGCACGCTGGGCAAGGCGGAGGTGGGTGCACAAGCACCGGGAACAccgctttttggggggggggacggggacggacagacagaccCCCCCGGTCCggcatccacagccttttccagctgctttgCGCGGCGCTGctcagtaatttttaattttgaagcttTTCTAGCTGGGCAATGGGTGTTTGTGGAGGGCGAGATGCTCGCGGTgcttggttttgtggtgttttgtgggttttttttggggggggggggattgctGGGTGTAAAATGCCCGTTGGGATCCTCGCTGCTGCTCCTCCCGATGGCTCTCGTCCCCCCATCACGTCCCTGGTTGTCACACCTTGCTGCTGGGGTTCGCGGGGcaagggtttttgttttgttttttttttttgttttaaacacccTCTCAAAGTAAATATTGCCCAAATACGAGGGCTCTCGCTGTTCCTTTCTTGCTAATAATAACGAGGCGCCCTATAAATAGCCTTTTGCTCAAACAGAAGCAAACGCTGGTGCAACGTGGGCTTCGGAAACACGCGCTGGCCCTTCCGTGGCCGtgaggatttgggttttttgggtgtttttttttttttttttttttttttttttcttttaactcccCCTCGCTGGCGTTGTAGCAGTGGGAAAGGGGAAATAATCCCCCAtggctgtttgtttttctctctgcgaGAGAGATCAATTCCGAGAACTGAGTTCAGTCCCCAATTGCTGAGGGAGAGGAGCCCGGGGCAGTGGGACGTcctcgggggcggggggtggtgtcTATTTGCATCATTTTGGGGGTGCAGACCCGGGGTGTCTGCTGAGGGTGTTCTTGCAAACCACCCATGCTGATTTTTAGGTGACCCAGCAGGCGATTTGGGGTAATTACAGGGTGACGAGGTACGCGGGCAGGTAACCGGGCGCTGGCTGATGCCTCTCCCCGTCtccctcccagtacccccccgGGATGAGGCAGCAGgtcctcctcttcttcagccGGGTGCTGGGACAGATGCAGCACCCGCTCCTGCACTACCTCAACGTCCACAGGCCGGTGCAGGTGAGTCGGGAGGTCCCAGCGGCGGTGACACCGGCGCTACCGCCGGCGATGCCACGCGCTGGGGGGGCCGGCCGCATCCCTTTGCCAAACGGCTGCCGGGAAGCGATGCCCAAGCATCCCGCTCCCTGCCCCTGCCAGAAGCTGCTCCAGCTTAGCGGCGACCGCCTGGGCTCCGGcacggagaaggaggaggtgcaGTTCGCAGCCGTCCTCTGCACGAAAATCAAGCAGGATCCCAGCCTGCTGGCGTACATCCTGGAGGTGAGCAGCCCCCCCGGGCAAGCCCGGTGCCGGTGGGACCACCTATAGGGCTCATCTATGGGGTTCGGCTCGTTTAATCGAGCTTTTTTTTCACGTGCTTTGCAGCGGGGCTGGAGCTGCAAAGCTCCTCGGGGTGAGTGGGAGGAAGGTGGTGGCTACGatgctttgctgctcctcttcctctccagggCAAGAGCATCCTGAATGGGAGGAGAGCCCAGGAG
It includes:
- the LOC128900062 gene encoding LOW QUALITY PROTEIN: actin filament-associated protein 1-like 2 (The sequence of the model RefSeq protein was modified relative to this genomic sequence to represent the inferred CDS: deleted 1 base in 1 codon) translates to MSRQRDLDKLLSDLRSFLLILDRESLSAAARAKKKSVADLLSRLQSPSSEDAEYMIMRCLSPSPGTPPARGTRTVAAMGGKVGECHPSSTPSPHGGSKAMGISPSPPADDSYEDAEPLSSGRCASSGGADTDSSHYESYGEDEDGVTDRAHYLRRPPAPGPDAEPPSRPEAQLCGFLWRKRWLGQWAKQLFIVREHTLLCFRCAADPQPVLELDLRGCRVTCKAKRGKKMPHTLKVTGTAGEALVIGFQSRQQAEDWRKVIEEVSSDAPSGLAAISVPASPSSRLGRAAQLGEEEEKEDCSRRSPARSPRPGEDAKGGFLAVRLRGRWQRLWCAVRQGALRMFPEPGGAQRPVCALRLEGCEVSPGAAAGSPQHLRIRIAQRGRELALLQARSDEEREAWLKTLRARGGEEPAGDTPPTETPRLGDGSSCPAAGGLLLRRVPTPNAYMDDPFGQLPPAEAPKHLYSNVERLQQLQQSLDRVVQGQRKRPVSALPTGACSISPGSALPSRAASAAALRGRAASPQRTKMSPELQNRDLSRSQRTLTLPERKGARDGLDILIGKRAFPKLEEKVGQLERACRVKGRLKAGSEMNLLAIGKSLKGHIAATASSAGSEQGSFLAPLLKRTASAKSALKPSPSPVIIEKGQVLQKRKEWEMKSAM